In the bacterium genome, GCGGCGTCGCTCCTCCTGGCGATCTTGCTGGCGCCCCATGCCGGCTGGTTCCTCGCCGAGCGGGCCGTCGTCACCCTGCGCATCTACGACCCGGCCTCGGCGTGGAACGGGCCGATCCCCCTCATCCTGGGCAACATCTCGCCCCTGACCTACGGCTGGCCCCTGGCGTGGCTGCTGGTCACGGCGGGCGAGGCGATCTGGGGTGCGGGACCCGGCAAGCTGGCGACCGGACTGGTGGTCGTGCCGGGACCGGGGGCCGGACGCGGCGCCCCGGGAAGGCGATGGCTCGTGAAGGGAAGCGGCGCACTGCTCGTGTGCCTGGGCCTGCTGGTCGGCTGGTGGCCGCTGGGCCTGGCCGGCGTCGTGGCGGGCGGGATCGTGCTGCTGGGCGCGCCGGCGGCCCTCACTGCGGGTGGAACGACCCTGCCGGACCGCCTCGCCGGCACCTCGGTGGCCAGACGGCCGCGCGGCATCGCCACGCTCGCCTGACGCGCCGCCTCAGAACCGTCCGGCGACCGCCAGGCCCCGTCCCAGCGGCACGAGCTGCAGGCCGAGGCCGTCGGCGTCCCCCCGCGGGCGGCCGGCGTTGCGGCCGATGATCCAGCCGATGGTCGCGCCCGCGACCACGTCCGAGCCGTAGTGCTTCAGGTCTTCCATGCGGCCGAGCCCGGTGAGCACGCCGAGCCCGATGGCCACGCCGCCGGCCCAGCCGCCGTAGCGCCGGCTCACGACACCGGCGGTGGAGAAGGCCGACGCCGTGTGGCCCGAGGGGAAGCTGTAGTCCTCGCCGTTGGGGCGTTCGCGGTTGAAGGTCACCTTCAGGGCGCTGACGGCGCCGTAGGTCAGGGCGAGGCTGCGGGTCAGGTCGTAGCCGAGACCGGCCGCCTCCTCGCTGCCGGCCCAGGCGCCGAGGCCCCAGGTGGCCAGGGCCAGGGGGGCCTGCACCCGGGCGTCGCCCCACACGTTGCCGAAGTCGGCCAGCTCGTCGATGACCGGCTGGTTGAGCGTGCGGGCGACGGCCTCCGGATCCTCGAAGGTCGACACGAGGAGCGCCGTCGCCGCACCGCCCGCCAGCCACCAGGCGTTCTCCCGCGTCGGCAGGTGGCGCACGTCGTCCCACAGGTCGCCGGGCAGGTCGGTGACCCCGCCCGCAGCGGGCCGCGCGGGCGAGATCGCCAGCAGGAGCACTCCCAGACACCACCAGGAGCCCGCCTTGACGGCGAGCCCGTTCCGACGCTGGCAGGAGGTCGCAATCGGGTTAGAATCCGGCTGATGCATGCGCCGATTATCGAGGAGAGTTCCATGCCCCGCAACGTCGAAATCAAGGCCCGCGTCCGGCGGCCCGCCGAACTGCACCGCCGCGCCGCGAACCTGGCCGACGGACCCCCCACCCTGATCCGCCAGCGCGACACGTTCTACGCCGCCGCCCGCGGTCGCCTCAAGCTGCGCGACTTCGGCGACGGCCACGGCGAGCTCATCGCCTACCAGCGGCCCGATCGCGAGGGCCCGAAGACCTCGTCCTACCTCATCGCCCCCACGGACGATCCGGCCGCCCTGCACGCGGCCCTGGCGGCGGCCCTCGGCGTGCGCGGGGTGGTGGTCAAGGAACGGACGCTGCTCCTGAGCGGCCGCACCCGCATCCATCTGGACCGGGTCGAGGGTCTCGGCGAGTTCCTGGAACTCGAGGTGGTGCTGGCGGCCGACGAGGACGAGGCCGTCGGCCGCGCCGAGGCCGAGGACCTCATGGCGCGGCTGGGCGTCGCGGCGGCCGACCTGATCGATCGTGCCTACATCGACCTGCTCGCCGGCGGCTAGAGAAAGCGCCGCAGCACCCGCCGGATCGTCAGGCCCTGCACCACGATGGAGAACAGCACCACGAGGTAGGTGGTGGTCAGGATGAGGTTCTTCTCCGGCGAGGGCGGCAGGGAGAGGGCCAGGGCCACCGAGATGCCGCCGCGCAGGCCCGCCCAGGTGAGGATGCGCACCACCCCCCGCGGGAAGCTGCTGCGCAGGCCGATGACCCGGATCGGCAGGGCCACGCTGACGAAGCGCGACACCAGCACGATGAGGATGACGACGAGCCCCGCCAGGATGCTCCGCCCCGTGAACGAGATCACCAGCACCTCGATGCCGATGAGCATGAAGAGCAGCGCGTTGAGGATCTCGTCGAGCAGCTCCCAGAACTTCTCGAGGTAGTCGGCGACCTCCTCGCTCATGGCGAAGGCCCGGCCGCGGTTGCCGATGAGGATGCCCGCCACCACCACCGCGATGGGTCCGGACACGTGCAGGGCCCAGGCCAGGGAGTAGCTCCCCATGACCAGCGCCAGCGAGAGCATGACCTCGACCTTGTAGTCGTCGATGCTCAGCATGAGCCGGTAGACGAGGTAGCCGCAGACCAGCCCCAACACGGTGCCGCCGCCGGCCTCGCGCAGGAAGAACAGGCCCATGCGGGCCACGCCGAACCCGCCCTCGTGCCCCCCGTGGTCGCCGCCGCCGTGGCCGGTCTGGGCCCCGAGCAGCGCCACCAGGGCGGTGAAGACCACCACCGCCACCCCGTCGTTGAAGAGCGACTCGCCGGCGATGTTCGCCTCGAGGTCCTTGGGCGCGTCGAGGGTCTTGAGGGTGCCCATGACCGCGATGGGATCGGTGGGCGAGATGAGCGAGCCGAAGACGAGGCAGGCCAGGAACGAGATCTCCAGGCCCAGGGCATTGAACACGAGCCAGCTCAGCCAGCCCACGAGCAGGGTCGAGATGAGCAGCCCGACGGTGGCCAGCGAGGCGATGGTCGTCTTGCGGCGCACGAAGTGCTCGAGGTCGACGTGCAGGGCCCCGGCGAAGAGCAGGAAGCCGAGCATGCCGTGCATCAGGGCCTGGTTGAAATCGATGTTGCCGACCATGCGCTGCATGGACTCGACGATCTCCAGGCGGGGAAAGACGGCGTGCAGCGCCATGATGGCCAGGGAACTGGCCAGGGAGATCATCAGCAGCCCCACCGTCGGCTCCAGGCGGAGCCAACGGTGGTTGATGTAGCCGAACAGGGCCGCGAGCGAGACCAGCAGGGCGATGATGTCGAAGAGCGTCATGACGCGCTACACCGCCGGGGAGCCGTCGGGTTCGCCGCCACCCGGGGCGGTGCCGCCGTCCGGCGCCGGCAGCGGCGTCGGCGGGCCGCCGAACCGCTCGGCGAGACCCTGGATGACCAGGTAGTACACCGGCGTCAGCAGCACCATGCCCACGATGCCCACGAGCATGCCGCCGAACACGGCCGTGCCCAGCGAGACGCGGCTCGCCGCGCCGGCCCCGGAGGCCACGATCAGCGGGATCACGCCCAGGATGAACGAGAAGGCCGTCATCAGGATGGCCCGGAAGCGCAGCTCCGCCGCGGCGAGGGCCGCGTCGTAGATGCTCTTGCCCTCCTCGCGGTTCACCTTGGCGAACTCGACGATGAGGATGGCCGTCTTGGCCACCAGGCCGATGAGCAGCACCAGTCCGACCTGGGTGTAGACGTTGTTGTCGAGCCCGCGGAACTTCGTGAACCACAGGGCGCCCATGATCGCCACGGGCACGCCGAGCATCACGGCCACCGGGATGAGCCAGCTCTCGTACTGGGCCACCAGGAAGAGGTACACGAAGAGGAAGGCCAGCCCGAAGATGAGCGGCGCCAGGTTGCCGGCGGCCAACTGCTGGTAGGTGACGCCGGACCACTCGTAGCCCATGGTCGGCGGCAGCACCTCGGCCGCGAGCTGCTCCATGGCCTTGATCTGGTCGCCGCTCGAGACGCCGGGCAGGCCCTGGCCCGTGATGGTGGCCTTGGGGTACATGTTGAAGCGCCCGATGAAGAGCGGCCCCACCGTGTCGCGCACGGCGGCGAAGGTGCCCAGCGGCACCATGTTGCCCGTGGCGCTGCGCACCTCGATGCGCTCGATGTCCGC is a window encoding:
- a CDS encoding phosphatase PAP2 family protein; the encoded protein is MLLLAISPARPAAGGVTDLPGDLWDDVRHLPTRENAWWLAGGAATALLVSTFEDPEAVARTLNQPVIDELADFGNVWGDARVQAPLALATWGLGAWAGSEEAAGLGYDLTRSLALTYGAVSALKVTFNRERPNGEDYSFPSGHTASAFSTAGVVSRRYGGWAGGVAIGLGVLTGLGRMEDLKHYGSDVVAGATIGWIIGRNAGRPRGDADGLGLQLVPLGRGLAVAGRF
- a CDS encoding class IV adenylate cyclase gives rise to the protein MPRNVEIKARVRRPAELHRRAANLADGPPTLIRQRDTFYAAARGRLKLRDFGDGHGELIAYQRPDREGPKTSSYLIAPTDDPAALHAALAAALGVRGVVVKERTLLLSGRTRIHLDRVEGLGEFLELEVVLAADEDEAVGRAEAEDLMARLGVAAADLIDRAYIDLLAGG
- a CDS encoding sodium:proton antiporter, whose protein sequence is MTLFDIIALLVSLAALFGYINHRWLRLEPTVGLLMISLASSLAIMALHAVFPRLEIVESMQRMVGNIDFNQALMHGMLGFLLFAGALHVDLEHFVRRKTTIASLATVGLLISTLLVGWLSWLVFNALGLEISFLACLVFGSLISPTDPIAVMGTLKTLDAPKDLEANIAGESLFNDGVAVVVFTALVALLGAQTGHGGGDHGGHEGGFGVARMGLFFLREAGGGTVLGLVCGYLVYRLMLSIDDYKVEVMLSLALVMGSYSLAWALHVSGPIAVVVAGILIGNRGRAFAMSEEVADYLEKFWELLDEILNALLFMLIGIEVLVISFTGRSILAGLVVILIVLVSRFVSVALPIRVIGLRSSFPRGVVRILTWAGLRGGISVALALSLPPSPEKNLILTTTYLVVLFSIVVQGLTIRRVLRRFL